Proteins from a genomic interval of Cyanobium sp. AMD-g:
- a CDS encoding calcium/sodium antiporter, with the protein MPSLPSSVEILLGILVLFGGGELFVAGSVALSLLLGIPQLVIGLTVVSLGTSTPELFVSLISTFNGDADLAVSNVVGSNIFNILVVLGASAAIVPLRVKSRLVRRDVPLLLGISMAVWGMASGGRLTWQAGVALLFAMVANLVWEIRTASEDSEDDEDNEAERATPLVAALKLAAGLALLVIGSQLLVRGATTAAVALGVSQTVIGLTIVAAGTSMPELVTSVVAAYRGKADLAIGNVVGSNLLNQVVILGLCAVVSGGKGLAVDPVMVSRDLPIMVATTLACLPIFWSNGTISRLEGWLLLGLYGLYLVEQVLAATAGGEIVDNTYRFVVLVAVLPLLMVFLVWQVLRWKQQRKLLAVQAGD; encoded by the coding sequence ATGCCTTCGCTGCCCAGTTCCGTCGAGATCCTCCTCGGCATCCTGGTGCTGTTCGGAGGCGGGGAGCTGTTCGTGGCCGGTTCCGTCGCCCTGTCCCTGCTGCTCGGCATCCCCCAGCTGGTGATCGGCCTGACGGTGGTGTCCCTGGGCACCAGCACGCCGGAACTGTTCGTGAGCCTGATCTCCACATTCAACGGCGATGCCGACCTGGCCGTCAGCAACGTGGTGGGCAGCAACATCTTCAACATCCTGGTGGTGCTGGGCGCCAGCGCGGCCATCGTTCCCCTGCGGGTGAAGAGCCGTCTGGTGCGCAGGGACGTGCCCCTGCTGCTGGGCATCTCGATGGCCGTGTGGGGCATGGCCTCGGGGGGCCGGCTCACCTGGCAGGCGGGGGTGGCGCTGCTGTTCGCGATGGTGGCCAATCTCGTCTGGGAGATCCGCACCGCCTCGGAGGATTCCGAGGACGACGAGGACAACGAAGCGGAACGGGCCACCCCGCTGGTGGCTGCCCTCAAGCTGGCGGCCGGCCTGGCCCTGCTGGTGATCGGCTCCCAGCTGCTGGTGCGGGGGGCCACCACGGCCGCCGTGGCCCTGGGGGTGAGCCAGACGGTGATCGGCCTGACGATCGTGGCGGCCGGCACCTCCATGCCCGAGCTGGTCACCTCGGTGGTGGCCGCCTACCGGGGCAAGGCCGACCTGGCCATCGGCAACGTGGTGGGCAGCAACCTGCTCAACCAGGTGGTGATCCTGGGTCTGTGCGCCGTGGTGTCCGGCGGCAAGGGGCTGGCGGTGGACCCGGTGATGGTGAGCCGGGACCTGCCGATCATGGTGGCCACCACCCTGGCCTGCCTGCCGATCTTCTGGAGCAACGGGACGATCAGCCGCCTCGAAGGCTGGTTGCTGCTGGGTCTTTATGGGCTCTATCTGGTGGAGCAGGTTCTGGCCGCCACCGCCGGCGGCGAGATCGTCGACAACACCTACCGGTTCGTGGTGCTGGTGGCGGTGCTGCCCCTGCTGATGGTGTTCCTGGTCTGGCAGGTGCTGCGCTGGAAGCAGCAGCGCAAGCTGCTGGCCGTCCAGGCAGGCGACTAG
- a CDS encoding nucleotidyltransferase family protein has product MVSASAQPFVPPAIPWREPRGLAPLPDLGPGLDPEACRLALARLCDDAEVRAVLAFGSRARGEARPDSDLDLAVIVGRAKLPPAEKASCWQRFRAALGPLGVRVDLVVAGAADAERLSGSRWHVFGDVAREGKVLYVAG; this is encoded by the coding sequence ATGGTCTCCGCCTCCGCACAGCCGTTCGTGCCGCCCGCGATTCCCTGGCGTGAGCCCCGGGGGCTGGCGCCGCTGCCGGATCTCGGCCCCGGCCTGGATCCGGAGGCTTGTCGCCTGGCCCTGGCAAGGCTCTGTGACGACGCCGAGGTGAGGGCGGTCCTGGCGTTCGGCTCGCGGGCCCGGGGTGAGGCGCGCCCCGATTCCGACCTTGACCTGGCGGTGATCGTGGGCCGCGCCAAGCTCCCCCCCGCCGAGAAGGCCTCCTGCTGGCAGCGTTTTCGAGCGGCCCTCGGGCCCCTCGGCGTCAGGGTGGACCTGGTGGTGGCCGGTGCCGCCGACGCCGAACGGTTGAGTGGCTCCCGCTGGCACGTGTTCGGCGATGTGGCCCGCGAGGGGAAGGTGCTCTATGTCGCCGGCTGA
- a CDS encoding HEPN domain-containing protein has translation MSPAEDAALLLAIVRRHLRTLRIGLDPAYPEEDWGFTAQQVVEKLLKAWIVLSDRRPPRVHELSDLASVAGQVLEPRLAALQEFAVEARYEAGPFPLPAERSELLALLEIELERCERAVAGLG, from the coding sequence ATGTCGCCGGCTGAGGACGCGGCCCTGCTGCTGGCGATCGTGCGCCGCCATCTGAGGACCTTGCGGATCGGGCTCGATCCTGCGTATCCGGAGGAGGACTGGGGCTTCACCGCCCAGCAGGTGGTGGAGAAGCTGCTCAAGGCCTGGATCGTGCTGAGTGATCGCCGGCCACCACGGGTGCATGAGCTGAGCGACCTCGCCTCTGTGGCGGGACAGGTTCTGGAGCCCCGGCTGGCGGCGCTGCAGGAATTCGCCGTGGAGGCCCGCTACGAGGCAGGGCCCTTCCCGCTGCCGGCCGAGCGATCGGAGCTGCTGGCCTTGTTGGAGATCGAACTGGAACGCTGCGAGCGGGCTGTGGCGGGGCTCGGTTGA
- a CDS encoding DUF2806 domain-containing protein, whose amino-acid sequence MDFPGEKLVIKLWETVAEKGVGNLFKPWQMRREGRVSIQLKSEELIMIAQAERHADLIRKGEAIIDASRNLLLSTAPDNTPQENKGDARLNPELANAACEISVADTLRREINTTRALLCAEEALQDDTQEPPNTKVDDDWLFRWRDSASEVSSEELQFLWGKVLAGEVKAPGSFSLRTLEFIRNLSTHEAEAIATLSEFIVAGVIYRDAKENLEERGVIFDTLLSMQDIGVLSGVEAIGMSMNWKSLDESSFKQVLTSNSMALILSGDDPSVTISLPIYKLTTIGQQVLRLGKFGPNIDYLNKVGQHLKGQGVNVVLAKYFDVAPGQIQWFDGRNL is encoded by the coding sequence ATGGATTTTCCAGGTGAAAAACTAGTTATCAAACTCTGGGAGACCGTGGCCGAAAAAGGCGTAGGGAATTTGTTTAAGCCGTGGCAGATGCGACGAGAAGGCAGAGTTTCAATACAGCTTAAAAGCGAAGAGTTGATTATGATAGCTCAAGCGGAGCGCCATGCAGACCTGATCAGGAAAGGAGAGGCAATAATAGATGCCTCGAGGAATCTTTTGTTGTCTACAGCACCCGACAACACTCCTCAGGAAAACAAAGGAGACGCCAGGCTGAATCCTGAGCTCGCTAATGCAGCATGTGAGATTTCAGTGGCAGATACTCTGCGCCGAGAAATAAACACAACAAGGGCACTCTTATGTGCCGAAGAAGCATTGCAGGATGATACGCAAGAACCGCCAAATACTAAAGTGGATGATGATTGGCTGTTCCGATGGAGAGATAGTGCGAGCGAAGTCTCCAGCGAAGAACTCCAATTTCTATGGGGCAAGGTTCTTGCGGGAGAAGTAAAAGCTCCTGGTTCTTTTTCCCTTCGAACTCTAGAGTTCATTCGAAACCTCTCAACTCATGAAGCCGAAGCAATCGCAACTCTGTCAGAGTTCATAGTCGCTGGTGTCATCTATCGAGATGCGAAGGAGAATCTGGAGGAAAGGGGAGTGATTTTCGACACTCTGTTGTCCATGCAGGACATTGGCGTACTATCTGGGGTTGAAGCAATTGGGATGTCAATGAACTGGAAGTCCCTGGACGAGAGCAGTTTCAAGCAAGTACTGACATCAAATTCTATGGCGCTAATTCTATCGGGAGATGATCCTAGTGTAACGATCAGTCTGCCCATATACAAGCTGACAACAATAGGACAGCAGGTTTTACGGCTTGGGAAATTTGGGCCAAATATTGATTATTTGAACAAGGTTGGTCAGCACCTGAAAGGTCAGGGAGTTAATGTTGTCTTGGCTAAATACTTTGATGTGGCACCTGGTCAAATCCAGTGGTTTGATGGTCGCAATCTATGA
- a CDS encoding thermonuclease family protein → MRPQPVGREGAVNRTLVGVAALLLSMSGAPVLAIPPPPPNDVRIVRVLDGHTIVVTPYGDPFKVRLACIRAPQFPQGSSALAAKAALEALLQPGAWVSLSTRSKAADGVDLAEITPVGSRVPINLSLVQVGLAALDPLAASPCNQEIYREAELRAKAMQLGLWRPSPGTR, encoded by the coding sequence TTGAGGCCCCAGCCCGTGGGGAGGGAAGGCGCCGTGAATCGCACGTTGGTTGGTGTGGCCGCCCTGCTCCTTTCCATGTCGGGGGCTCCGGTACTTGCCATTCCCCCGCCCCCTCCCAACGATGTTCGAATCGTGCGGGTGCTGGATGGCCACACAATCGTCGTAACCCCCTACGGCGACCCGTTCAAGGTGCGGCTGGCCTGCATCCGGGCCCCGCAATTCCCGCAGGGCAGTTCTGCCCTGGCCGCCAAGGCCGCCCTTGAGGCCCTTCTCCAGCCCGGCGCCTGGGTGAGTCTGTCGACGCGCAGCAAGGCCGCTGACGGCGTCGATCTGGCGGAGATCACTCCAGTTGGTTCGAGGGTGCCGATCAACCTGAGCCTGGTGCAAGTCGGCTTGGCGGCGCTGGATCCCCTGGCCGCGAGCCCGTGCAACCAGGAGATCTACCGAGAGGCGGAGTTGAGAGCCAAAGCCATGCAACTTGGACTCTGGAGGCCATCGCCGGGAACCCGATAG
- the acnB gene encoding bifunctional aconitate hydratase 2/2-methylisocitrate dehydratase codes for MSLLPADLLPTYREAAAAREALGVPPLPLTAPEAQALTELLEHPPAGEEAFLLHLLSERIPPGVDEAAYVKAGWLSAVAQGSTTSPLVSPLEATRLLATMIGGYNVGALIALLSCPEAAIAAEAARGLSRTLLVYDAFHDVLELAETNPLARQVVDSWAAAEWFHARPPLPEAITVTVFKVTGETNTDDLSPATHATTRPDIPLHAQAMLETRMPEGLALIAELKAKGHPLAYVGDVVGTGSSRKSAINSVLWHIGTDIPHVPNKRSGGVVLGGKIAPIFFNTAEDSGALPIECDVSGLNSGDVITIRPHAGMIERAAGQPGAGEVVARFELKPSTIADEVRAGGRIPLLIGRSLTDKVRLQLGLPPSEAFIRPVAPVDTGKGFTLAQKMVGKACGLAGVRPGTSCEPLMTSVGSQDTTGPMTRDEMKELACLGFSADLVMQSFCHTAAYPKPVDLKTHAELPDFISSRGGVALRPGDGIIHSWLNRMLLPDTVGTGGDSHTRFPLGISFPAGSGLVAFAAAIGAMPLDMPESVLVRFSGSLQPGVTLRDVVNAIPYVAIQQGLLTVEKAGKKNIFSGRIMEIEGLPDLKLEQAFELTDATAERSCAGSTIKLSVETVSEYLRSNVALLKNMIARGYSDARTMARRIKAMEAWLADPVLMEADADAEYAAVIDINLDELSEPILACPNDPDNVKLLSEVAGDRIDEVFIGSCMTNIGHYRAAATVLDGAGTSAARLWVCPPTRMDDEVLRAEGYTAKFETAGARMELPGCSLCMGNQARVEDNTTVFSTSTRNFNNRLGNGAQVYLGSAELAAVCALLGRIPSPAEYLEIAAAKIDPLSDQLYRYLNFDQIDGFEDAGRVVSVEEEQKVLAEV; via the coding sequence ATGTCCCTCTTGCCCGCCGACCTGCTGCCCACCTACCGCGAAGCCGCCGCCGCCCGCGAAGCCCTCGGCGTGCCGCCCCTGCCGCTGACGGCACCCGAGGCCCAGGCCCTCACCGAGTTGCTGGAGCACCCCCCCGCCGGCGAAGAGGCCTTTCTGCTGCACCTGCTGAGCGAACGCATCCCGCCTGGGGTGGATGAGGCTGCCTACGTGAAGGCCGGCTGGCTCAGCGCCGTGGCCCAGGGCAGCACGACCAGCCCCCTGGTCAGCCCCCTGGAGGCCACCCGGCTGCTGGCCACGATGATCGGCGGCTACAACGTCGGCGCCCTGATCGCGCTGCTCTCCTGCCCGGAGGCCGCCATCGCCGCCGAGGCGGCCCGGGGACTGAGCCGCACCCTGCTGGTGTACGACGCCTTCCACGACGTGCTGGAGCTGGCCGAGACCAACCCCCTGGCCCGCCAGGTGGTGGACAGCTGGGCGGCGGCGGAATGGTTCCACGCCCGGCCGCCCCTGCCGGAGGCGATCACCGTCACGGTGTTCAAGGTGACCGGGGAAACCAACACCGACGACCTCTCGCCGGCCACCCACGCCACCACCCGCCCCGACATCCCCCTGCACGCCCAGGCGATGCTGGAGACGCGCATGCCCGAAGGGCTGGCCCTGATCGCCGAACTCAAGGCCAAGGGCCATCCGCTCGCCTACGTGGGCGATGTGGTGGGCACGGGCAGCTCGCGGAAATCCGCCATCAATTCGGTGCTCTGGCACATCGGCACCGACATCCCCCACGTGCCCAACAAGCGCAGCGGCGGGGTGGTGCTCGGGGGCAAGATCGCGCCGATCTTCTTCAACACCGCCGAGGACTCCGGCGCCCTGCCGATCGAGTGCGACGTCAGCGGGCTCAACAGTGGCGACGTGATCACGATCCGGCCCCACGCCGGCATGATCGAGCGGGCCGCCGGCCAGCCGGGGGCCGGGGAGGTGGTGGCCCGCTTCGAGCTCAAGCCCAGCACCATCGCCGACGAGGTGCGGGCCGGTGGCCGCATCCCCCTGCTGATCGGCCGCTCGCTCACCGACAAGGTGCGGCTGCAGCTGGGCCTGCCCCCCTCGGAGGCCTTCATCCGGCCGGTGGCCCCGGTCGACACGGGCAAGGGCTTCACCCTGGCCCAGAAGATGGTGGGCAAGGCCTGCGGCCTGGCCGGCGTGCGCCCCGGCACGAGCTGCGAACCGCTGATGACCAGCGTCGGCAGCCAGGACACCACCGGGCCGATGACCCGCGACGAGATGAAGGAGCTGGCCTGCCTGGGCTTCTCCGCCGATCTGGTGATGCAGAGCTTCTGCCACACCGCCGCCTACCCCAAGCCGGTCGACCTCAAGACCCACGCCGAGCTGCCCGACTTCATCAGCTCCCGCGGTGGCGTCGCCCTGCGCCCCGGCGACGGCATCATCCACAGCTGGCTCAACCGCATGCTGCTGCCGGACACGGTGGGTACCGGCGGTGACAGCCACACCCGCTTCCCGCTCGGCATCTCCTTCCCGGCCGGCTCCGGCCTGGTGGCCTTCGCCGCCGCCATCGGCGCCATGCCGCTCGACATGCCCGAGTCGGTGCTGGTGCGCTTCTCCGGCTCCCTGCAGCCCGGCGTCACCCTGCGGGACGTGGTCAACGCCATCCCTTATGTGGCCATCCAGCAGGGTCTGCTGACGGTGGAGAAGGCCGGCAAGAAGAACATCTTCAGCGGCCGGATCATGGAAATCGAAGGGCTGCCGGATCTGAAGCTGGAGCAGGCGTTTGAACTGACGGACGCGACCGCCGAACGCTCCTGCGCCGGCAGCACGATCAAGCTGAGCGTCGAGACAGTGAGCGAATACCTGCGCAGCAACGTGGCGCTGCTCAAGAACATGATCGCCCGGGGCTACAGCGATGCCCGCACCATGGCGCGCCGGATCAAGGCGATGGAGGCCTGGCTGGCGGATCCGGTGCTGATGGAGGCCGATGCCGACGCCGAGTACGCGGCGGTGATCGACATCAACCTGGACGAGCTGAGCGAGCCGATCCTGGCCTGCCCCAACGACCCGGACAACGTCAAGCTGCTGAGCGAGGTGGCCGGCGACCGGATCGATGAGGTGTTCATCGGCTCCTGCATGACCAACATCGGCCACTACCGCGCCGCCGCCACGGTGCTGGACGGGGCCGGCACCAGCGCCGCCCGGCTGTGGGTGTGTCCGCCCACCCGCATGGACGACGAAGTGCTGCGGGCCGAGGGCTACACCGCCAAGTTCGAAACCGCCGGCGCCCGCATGGAGCTGCCCGGCTGCTCCCTGTGCATGGGCAACCAGGCCCGGGTGGAGGACAACACCACCGTGTTCTCCACCAGCACCCGCAACTTCAACAACCGCCTCGGCAACGGCGCCCAGGTGTACCTGGGCAGCGCCGAACTGGCGGCGGTGTGCGCCCTGCTAGGGCGCATTCCCAGCCCGGCCGAATACCTGGAGATCGCGGCGGCCAAGATCGACCCCCTCTCCGACCAGCTCTACCGCTACCTCAACTTCGACCAGATCGATGGCTTCGAGGATGCCGGGCGGGTGGTGAGCGTGGAGGAGGAGCAGAAGGTGCTGGCGGAGGTCTGA
- a CDS encoding 3-deoxy-7-phosphoheptulonate synthase: protein MIPTSDLHVVETRPLVPPAVLHAELPLSEQAARTVQQARERIKAILHAGDQRVLVIVGPCSVHDVAAAREYAEAIAQAQRRHRSELEIVMRVYFEKPRTTVGWKGMINDPHLDGSYDINTGLRRARSLLLHLAEMGLPAATEVLDPVVPQYLADLISWTAIGARTTESQTHREMASGLSMPIGFKNGTDGSAATAINAMEAAARPHHFLGINKEGQAAIVSTTGNPDGHLVLRGGKSGPNYHAEAVEAAAALLAKDGLPARLMVDCSHGNSNKDYRRQGEVLRQVADQVRQGSVHVMGVMVESHLVEGNQKISADLSSLTYGQSITDACIDLDTTLGLLVELAEAVQQAQARSLALA from the coding sequence ATGATCCCCACCTCCGATCTCCACGTGGTGGAAACCCGGCCGCTGGTGCCGCCGGCGGTGCTGCATGCGGAGTTGCCCCTGTCCGAGCAGGCCGCCCGCACCGTGCAGCAGGCGCGCGAACGCATCAAGGCCATCCTGCATGCCGGTGACCAGCGGGTGCTGGTGATCGTCGGCCCCTGTTCGGTCCATGACGTGGCCGCCGCCCGTGAGTACGCCGAGGCCATCGCCCAGGCCCAGCGCCGGCACCGCAGCGAGCTGGAGATCGTGATGCGGGTCTACTTCGAGAAGCCCCGCACCACCGTGGGCTGGAAAGGAATGATCAACGATCCCCATCTCGACGGCAGCTACGACATCAACACCGGCCTGCGCCGGGCCCGTTCCCTGCTGCTGCACCTGGCGGAGATGGGCTTGCCGGCGGCCACCGAGGTGCTCGATCCGGTGGTGCCCCAGTACCTCGCCGATCTGATCAGCTGGACCGCCATCGGCGCCCGCACCACCGAAAGCCAGACCCACCGCGAGATGGCCTCGGGCCTGTCGATGCCGATCGGCTTCAAGAACGGCACCGACGGCAGCGCCGCCACCGCCATCAATGCCATGGAGGCGGCCGCCCGGCCGCACCATTTTCTGGGCATCAACAAGGAGGGCCAGGCCGCCATCGTCTCCACCACCGGCAACCCGGATGGCCACCTGGTGCTGCGGGGGGGCAAGAGCGGCCCCAACTACCACGCCGAGGCGGTCGAGGCCGCAGCGGCCCTGCTGGCCAAGGACGGTCTGCCGGCCCGGCTGATGGTGGATTGCAGCCACGGCAATTCCAACAAGGACTACCGCCGCCAGGGGGAGGTCCTGCGGCAGGTGGCCGACCAGGTGCGCCAGGGTTCTGTCCATGTGATGGGGGTGATGGTGGAGAGCCATCTGGTGGAAGGAAACCAGAAGATCTCCGCCGATCTTTCCTCCCTCACCTATGGCCAGAGCATCACCGATGCCTGCATCGATCTGGACACCACCCTGGGCCTGCTGGTTGAACTCGCCGAGGCCGTCCAGCAGGCCCAGGCCCGAAGCCTTGCCCTGGCCTGA
- a CDS encoding mechanosensitive ion channel family protein has product MGPIERILIGLALVAVLLGLRLATRRFRLPAPPLLLPLVAVLLWCVLGNITRPAGMQWLGAMDELATAYALIALLAWLALECPEALGWWRPTAKILRDLLSLGLSALATVLVLQRLANLNLVGLVTTSAVLTAVIGLAAQETLKDLFAGIELQLDPPFREGDWISVGEENGVVESLHLMSTRLRRKDGSTVNLPNNTVADNPMRRFSQHEPVGNCFAIALGYEIPPARARQLLLRVMADNPLVLVDPAPEVLIMSYEDSLIRYELQASQQGPSEGDRMRLRSELLEQIWYALERQGWELPYPVRELKRRQRQRDPAHPTGVDASLTAQLLQRSWLFAQLDPEQVNRLAPEVRCLRFGSGETIVGEGEEGDALFQVVDGEVEVFKADGSPLGRSVAVLGRDQIFGEMTVCTGEPRTATVRARGECVLLEVERDDFMPLVEDDAGVLDALAAIVGQRRSELEKLSSPDAARRQTSILERMRDLFGIQVD; this is encoded by the coding sequence ATGGGACCGATCGAGCGGATCCTCATCGGCCTGGCCCTGGTGGCGGTCCTGCTGGGCCTGCGGCTGGCCACCCGTCGCTTCCGCCTGCCGGCGCCACCGCTGCTCCTGCCCCTGGTGGCGGTGCTGCTCTGGTGCGTCCTCGGCAACATCACCCGACCGGCCGGGATGCAGTGGCTGGGTGCCATGGACGAACTGGCCACCGCCTACGCCCTGATCGCCCTTCTCGCCTGGCTGGCCCTGGAGTGCCCGGAAGCCCTGGGCTGGTGGCGGCCCACCGCCAAGATCCTGCGCGACCTGCTCAGCCTGGGGCTGTCGGCGCTGGCCACGGTGCTGGTGCTGCAGCGCCTGGCCAACCTCAACCTGGTGGGACTGGTGACCACCTCGGCGGTGCTCACCGCCGTCATCGGCCTGGCGGCCCAGGAAACACTCAAAGATCTGTTCGCCGGCATCGAACTGCAGCTGGATCCGCCCTTCCGGGAGGGGGACTGGATCAGCGTCGGCGAGGAGAACGGCGTGGTGGAATCGCTGCATCTGATGAGCACCCGCCTGCGCCGCAAGGACGGCTCCACCGTGAACCTGCCCAACAACACGGTGGCGGACAACCCGATGCGGCGGTTCAGCCAGCACGAGCCGGTGGGGAACTGCTTCGCGATCGCCCTGGGCTACGAAATCCCGCCGGCCCGGGCCCGCCAGTTGCTGCTGCGGGTGATGGCTGACAACCCCCTGGTGCTGGTCGATCCGGCACCGGAGGTGCTGATCATGTCCTACGAGGACTCCCTCATCCGCTACGAACTGCAGGCTTCCCAGCAGGGCCCCTCGGAGGGCGATCGGATGCGGCTGCGCAGCGAACTGCTGGAGCAGATCTGGTACGCCCTGGAGCGGCAGGGCTGGGAGCTGCCCTATCCGGTGCGGGAGCTCAAGCGCCGCCAGAGGCAGCGGGACCCGGCCCACCCCACCGGCGTGGATGCTTCCCTGACGGCGCAACTGCTGCAGCGCAGCTGGCTGTTCGCCCAACTGGATCCCGAGCAGGTGAATCGGCTCGCCCCGGAGGTGCGCTGCCTGCGCTTCGGCTCCGGCGAAACAATCGTGGGAGAGGGGGAAGAGGGCGACGCCCTGTTCCAGGTGGTGGACGGCGAGGTGGAGGTGTTCAAGGCCGATGGCTCCCCGCTGGGACGCTCGGTGGCGGTGCTGGGCCGTGATCAGATCTTCGGGGAGATGACCGTGTGCACGGGCGAACCGCGCACGGCCACGGTGCGGGCTCGCGGCGAATGCGTGCTGCTGGAAGTGGAGCGGGACGACTTCATGCCCCTGGTGGAGGACGACGCCGGCGTGCTGGATGCCCTGGCGGCGATCGTGGGCCAACGGCGCTCGGAACTGGAGAAGCTCTCTTCGCCGGATGCGGCCCGGCGCCAGACCTCCATCCTGGAGCGCATGCGGGACCTGTTCGGCATCCAGGTCGACTGA
- a CDS encoding diacylglycerol/polyprenol kinase family protein, producing MVLPPQQGGVAQLIGVLVVAGWLALLSGAALLLRRRWPEQREWSRKLVHIGAGPVVLIAWAFGVDKLIAVPAAGAITLLAALNHRVRVLPAIEDVERRSYGTIAYGASITLLLWLWWPAHPATVAAGVLVMAFGDGLAGLLGPLIASPSWNVFGERRSLAGTGAMALASLTVLLALGQLGGDPSPAAAEMALIALVATGLEQWALLGIDNFSVPMAVAGLWQVLS from the coding sequence TTGGTCCTTCCGCCACAACAGGGCGGGGTTGCCCAGCTCATCGGCGTGCTGGTGGTGGCTGGTTGGCTGGCCCTGCTCAGCGGTGCTGCCCTGCTGCTGCGCCGCCGCTGGCCCGAGCAACGGGAATGGAGCCGCAAACTGGTGCACATCGGTGCCGGGCCGGTGGTGCTGATCGCCTGGGCCTTCGGGGTGGACAAGCTGATCGCGGTGCCCGCCGCCGGCGCCATCACCCTGCTGGCAGCCCTCAATCACCGGGTGCGGGTGCTGCCGGCGATCGAGGACGTGGAACGGCGCAGCTACGGCACGATCGCCTACGGCGCCTCCATCACCCTGCTGCTGTGGCTCTGGTGGCCCGCCCATCCCGCCACGGTGGCGGCCGGCGTTCTGGTGATGGCGTTCGGTGACGGCCTGGCCGGCCTGCTGGGGCCGTTGATCGCTTCGCCCTCCTGGAACGTGTTCGGGGAGCGGCGTTCCCTGGCGGGCACCGGCGCGATGGCCCTGGCCAGCCTCACCGTGCTGCTGGCCCTGGGGCAACTGGGCGGCGACCCCTCGCCCGCCGCGGCGGAGATGGCCCTGATCGCTCTGGTGGCCACGGGGCTGGAGCAATGGGCCCTGCTGGGGATTGATAACTTCAGCGTGCCGATGGCGGTGGCCGGTCTGTGGCAGGTGCTGAGCTGA
- a CDS encoding sigma-70 family RNA polymerase sigma factor, with translation MGTPLHSALSLLKSSADGTSSSRTKSSGGSASSKTTARQGGRLSADSIGWYLSTIGRVPLLTPAEEIELAHHVQAGKKLLALVDGELTARQKRQLRMGQRARDRMMAANLRLVVSVAKKYQNQGLELLDLVQEGAIGLERAVDKFDPAMGYKFSTYAYWWIRQGMTRAIDNSARTIRLPIHISEKLSKMRRITRELSHRLGRQPNRLELAHAMGMQPEELEELMTQSAPCASLDAHARGEEDRSTLGELIADPASNEHFDSMDRHLQKEHLGAWLSQLNEREQKILRLRFGLEGAEPLTLAEIGRQINVSRERVRQLEAKAIMKLRLMSNLHQAA, from the coding sequence ATGGGGACACCTCTGCATTCCGCCCTCTCTCTGCTGAAAAGCAGTGCAGACGGGACTTCGTCCAGCAGGACGAAATCCAGCGGCGGGTCAGCCAGTTCCAAGACAACAGCCCGCCAGGGAGGACGCCTGAGCGCGGATTCCATTGGTTGGTATCTCAGCACAATTGGCCGTGTGCCGCTTCTCACACCGGCTGAAGAAATCGAGCTGGCCCACCATGTCCAGGCCGGCAAGAAGCTGCTGGCCCTCGTCGATGGGGAGCTCACGGCCCGTCAGAAGCGACAGCTGCGCATGGGCCAGCGGGCCCGCGACCGCATGATGGCCGCCAACCTCAGGTTGGTGGTGAGTGTGGCCAAGAAGTATCAGAATCAGGGCCTGGAATTGCTCGACCTGGTTCAGGAAGGGGCGATCGGCCTTGAGCGGGCCGTCGACAAATTCGACCCTGCCATGGGCTACAAGTTCTCCACCTACGCCTACTGGTGGATCCGCCAGGGCATGACCCGGGCCATCGATAACAGCGCCCGCACAATCCGTCTGCCGATTCACATCAGCGAGAAGCTCTCGAAGATGCGGCGCATCACCCGCGAGCTTTCCCATCGGTTGGGGCGCCAGCCCAATCGCCTCGAGTTGGCCCACGCCATGGGCATGCAGCCCGAAGAGCTCGAGGAACTGATGACCCAGAGCGCCCCCTGCGCCTCCCTTGATGCCCATGCCCGGGGCGAGGAAGATCGCAGCACCCTGGGGGAACTGATTGCCGACCCGGCCAGCAACGAGCACTTCGATTCGATGGACCGCCATCTTCAGAAGGAGCACCTCGGTGCCTGGCTCTCCCAGCTCAACGAGCGCGAACAGAAGATCCTCAGGCTGCGCTTCGGCCTGGAGGGCGCCGAACCCCTCACCCTCGCGGAGATCGGCCGTCAGATCAACGTCTCCCGTGAGCGGGTGCGGCAGCTGGAAGCCAAGGCGATCATGAAGCTGCGCTTGATGAGCAATCTCCACCAGGCCGCCTGA